A part of Aquibium oceanicum genomic DNA contains:
- a CDS encoding precorrin-3B C(17)-methyltransferase, which produces MSGRITVVGIGPGSPEQTTPQASAAVAAATDLFGYGPYLDRLTLGSHQTRHASDNREELSRAGAALTAAAQGRHVAVVSGGDAGVFAMAAAVCEAIENGPAEWRALELEVVPGVTAMLAVAARIGAPLGHDFCAISLSDNLKPWDVIENRLRAAARAGFVIALYNPVSRARPWQLDRGFDILREVLPGETVVVFGRAAGRPDERIATVLLADAAAGMADMATCVIIGSPETRIVERDGLPPIVYSPRFAGRPAR; this is translated from the coding sequence ATGAGCGGCAGGATCACCGTGGTCGGCATCGGGCCAGGGAGCCCGGAGCAGACGACGCCGCAGGCGAGCGCCGCGGTCGCTGCGGCGACGGATCTCTTCGGCTACGGCCCCTACCTCGACCGGCTGACGCTCGGATCGCACCAGACCCGCCACGCCTCCGACAACCGCGAGGAACTTTCGCGCGCCGGGGCCGCCTTGACCGCCGCCGCACAGGGTCGCCACGTGGCTGTGGTCTCGGGCGGCGACGCCGGCGTGTTCGCAATGGCGGCGGCCGTCTGCGAGGCGATCGAGAACGGGCCGGCCGAGTGGCGCGCGCTGGAACTCGAAGTGGTTCCCGGCGTCACCGCCATGCTGGCCGTCGCTGCCCGCATCGGCGCGCCGCTCGGCCATGATTTCTGCGCGATCTCGCTGTCGGACAATCTCAAGCCCTGGGATGTGATCGAAAACCGCCTGCGCGCCGCAGCCCGGGCGGGCTTCGTCATCGCGCTCTACAATCCGGTGAGCCGCGCCCGGCCCTGGCAGCTGGACAGGGGGTTCGACATCCTGCGCGAGGTGCTTCCGGGAGAAACCGTGGTCGTTTTCGGCCGGGCCGCCGGACGGCCGGACGAGCGCATAGCAACGGTACTCTTGGCCGACGCCGCGGCCGGAATGGCCGATATGGCGACCTGCGTCATCATCGGCTCGCCGGAGACGCGCATCGTCGAACGGGACGGACTGCCGCCGATCGTCTATTCGCCGCGTTTCGCCGGGAGGCCGGCGAGATGA
- a CDS encoding precorrin-2 C(20)-methyltransferase, protein MTGRLIGVGTGPGDPELLTLKAARALREADVLAHFAKRGNNGNARAIVAAHIRPEVLELPLLYPVTTEIHRSDATYIESITAFYEEAAASVASHLDAGHTVAVLSEGDPLFYGSYMHLHVRLAHRYPNEVIPGVTAMSGAWSAVGVPITQGDDILSVLPGTLDEAELARRIAATEACVIMKVGRNLPRIRRALETAGRLHDAIYVERATMAAMATMRLADKPDDVAPYFSIVLVPGWSGRT, encoded by the coding sequence GTGACGGGGCGGCTGATCGGCGTCGGGACCGGCCCCGGCGATCCGGAACTCCTGACGTTGAAGGCGGCGCGCGCGTTGCGCGAGGCCGACGTCCTGGCGCATTTCGCCAAGCGCGGCAACAACGGCAATGCCCGCGCGATCGTCGCCGCGCACATCCGGCCGGAGGTGCTCGAACTGCCGCTGCTCTACCCGGTCACCACCGAGATCCACCGCTCGGATGCCACGTACATCGAAAGCATCACGGCATTTTATGAGGAGGCGGCCGCTTCCGTCGCATCGCATCTCGATGCCGGCCACACCGTCGCGGTGCTGAGCGAAGGCGATCCGCTATTCTACGGTTCCTACATGCACCTCCACGTGCGGCTCGCCCATCGCTATCCGAACGAGGTGATCCCCGGCGTCACGGCGATGTCGGGCGCCTGGTCTGCGGTCGGCGTACCGATCACGCAGGGCGACGACATCTTGTCGGTGCTTCCCGGCACGCTCGACGAGGCGGAACTGGCAAGGCGCATCGCGGCGACGGAAGCCTGCGTGATCATGAAAGTCGGCCGCAACCTGCCCAGAATCCGCCGCGCGCTGGAGACGGCGGGGCGGCTTCACGACGCGATCTATGTCGAGCGGGCGACCATGGCCGCCATGGCGACCATGCGGCTTGCCGACAAGCCGGACGACGTTGCGCCCTATTTCTCGATCGTGCTCGTGCCCGGCTGGAGCGGGCGGACATGA
- a CDS encoding precorrin-8X methylmutase has protein sequence MTTTDYIRDGTAIYEKSFAIIRAEADLSRFDEAEADVAVRMIHACGMVEAAAHFAFSEGFVAAARAALAAGAPILCDAEMVARGVTRARLPAGNDVICTLRDPRTPELAARIGNTRSAAALELWRDRLAGSVVAIGNAPTALFHLLDMLKDGAPKPAAIIGMPVGFVGAAESKDALTEGDHGVPWAIVRGRLGGSAMTAAAVNALARPGL, from the coding sequence TTGACGACGACCGACTACATCCGCGACGGGACGGCGATCTACGAAAAATCCTTCGCCATCATCCGCGCCGAAGCCGACCTCTCCCGCTTCGACGAGGCAGAGGCGGATGTCGCGGTGCGCATGATCCACGCCTGCGGCATGGTGGAGGCAGCGGCCCACTTCGCCTTCTCCGAAGGGTTCGTGGCGGCAGCGCGGGCAGCGCTCGCGGCCGGCGCGCCAATCCTGTGCGACGCCGAGATGGTCGCACGGGGCGTCACCCGCGCGCGGCTCCCGGCCGGCAACGACGTGATCTGCACCCTGCGCGACCCGCGCACTCCGGAACTCGCTGCCAGGATCGGCAACACGCGCTCGGCCGCCGCGCTCGAACTCTGGCGCGACCGGCTTGCCGGATCGGTCGTGGCCATCGGTAATGCGCCGACGGCGCTCTTCCACCTGCTCGACATGCTGAAAGACGGCGCGCCGAAGCCGGCGGCGATCATCGGCATGCCGGTCGGTTTCGTGGGAGCGGCCGAATCCAAGGACGCGCTGACGGAAGGCGACCACGGCGTGCCGTGGGCGATCGTTCGCGGACGGCTCGGCGGCAGCGCCATGACCGCGGCGGCCGTCAACGCGCTTGCGAGGCCGGGGCTGTGA
- the cobG gene encoding precorrin-3B synthase produces MNAIYRRGACPSLSSPMQTGDGLLVRINPKFGNLSPRQLAGIAAAAERHGNGVLEITSRGSLQVRGLSPASVASFGEDIAALGVDALSGVQIGVGPLAGLDASEIADPRPLAEAVRIAVVERDLSALLAPKVSVVVDGGGALNLSGVMADIRVEADGEGWVVMAGGGREDARVVGRGNAESAVAAAISLIEALAASGRETRGRDLQAEALSRAGKSLESSKRPERPASVAPVGSFALKGGAIARGFALSFGQMRASALSEFAEAIDPCHEIRLAPGKGLLVIGSPADEDCGMVAAAERLGLVTRADDPRLRIVTCAGAPNCASAFLPTRDIAARLVRNHPETLPAEGMVHVSGCAKQCAKPAGPSLSLIGAAEGCGFVAEGMEAGTEIRRVLSALATPHIPERRRSA; encoded by the coding sequence ATGAACGCCATCTATCGCCGCGGCGCCTGCCCGTCGCTGTCTTCCCCGATGCAGACCGGCGACGGCCTGCTGGTGCGCATCAATCCGAAGTTCGGGAACCTCTCACCACGCCAGCTCGCCGGCATCGCCGCGGCGGCCGAACGTCACGGCAACGGGGTTCTGGAGATCACCTCGCGCGGGAGCCTGCAAGTCCGCGGATTGTCGCCCGCAAGCGTGGCGTCCTTCGGGGAAGACATCGCGGCCCTCGGCGTCGATGCGCTCTCCGGCGTGCAGATCGGCGTCGGACCGCTCGCCGGCCTCGACGCCAGCGAGATAGCCGACCCTCGCCCGCTGGCCGAAGCCGTCCGTATCGCAGTCGTCGAACGCGACCTTTCTGCTCTCCTTGCACCAAAGGTCTCGGTAGTTGTCGATGGCGGCGGCGCCCTCAACCTGTCGGGCGTTATGGCCGATATCCGTGTCGAGGCGGACGGCGAAGGCTGGGTGGTCATGGCGGGCGGCGGGCGAGAAGACGCGCGCGTGGTCGGGCGGGGCAATGCCGAAAGCGCGGTGGCAGCGGCGATCTCGCTGATCGAAGCGCTCGCCGCATCCGGTCGCGAGACACGCGGGCGCGACCTGCAGGCCGAGGCGTTGTCACGCGCCGGAAAAAGCCTTGAGTCGTCCAAGAGGCCGGAGCGGCCGGCGTCGGTGGCGCCAGTAGGGTCCTTCGCGCTGAAGGGTGGCGCTATCGCCCGAGGTTTCGCACTTTCCTTCGGGCAGATGCGCGCCTCCGCGCTTTCGGAATTCGCCGAAGCAATCGATCCCTGCCACGAAATCCGCCTCGCGCCTGGCAAGGGCCTGCTCGTCATCGGATCTCCCGCGGACGAGGATTGTGGCATGGTCGCTGCCGCCGAGCGGCTGGGTCTCGTCACGCGCGCCGACGACCCGCGGTTGCGCATCGTCACCTGCGCAGGGGCGCCGAACTGTGCCTCGGCCTTCCTGCCGACACGCGACATCGCCGCCCGGCTGGTCCGGAACCATCCGGAGACGCTGCCGGCAGAGGGCATGGTCCACGTCTCGGGCTGCGCGAAGCAATGCGCGAAGCCGGCTGGGCCGTCGCTTTCCCTGATCGGCGCGGCCGAGGGTTGCGGGTTCGTCGCGGAGGGCATGGAGGCGGGAACCGAAATTCGCCGCGTCCTGTCCGCCCTCGCCACTCCCCACATCCCCGAACGGAGACGATCCGCTTGA